GATCCGCGAGTACCTGCGTCGGCGGCAGATTCCGCACACCATCCCGGAGAAACGAGACCAGGTCGGACACCGGCGCCGCCGCGGAAGCGGGGCGGGCGCCCGCCCCGCTTCGATCGCGAGAAATACAAGGCCAGGCACACGGTCGAGAACCGGATCGGCCTCCTGAAACAGGCCAGAAGCACCGCAACGCGCTACGGCAAACTCGCCGTCCGCTACGAAGCCATCGTCCAGCTCGCCCTGATACGGCAAGCACTGTGACCACATCTCAAACACGCCTTAGAACTCCTGTGCATGCAGCTCGGGTTAGAGCCCGCCCTGTACCTGCGGAAGATCACCGATGACCGATGGCTGGCGCGAGCTGTTCCTGCGGCTGTCGTAGAGCCTGGCCCATCAGCCTCTGAACTGGTCCAGTAGCCATGCACGGAGAGGATGCGCCTGCCCGGCATGCCGCCCCACGTCGCTGTCGGCGCCTCGCCCTGTGGCCGCCCAGGCCACCCGGGCCAGCAGGCAGCCGACCAGCCCCCCGACGGTATTGAAGATGACGTCGTCGACATCGACGACCCGGCCGGCGTTCATCGCCAGCTGGACCGCCTCGATCACGACGCTCAATGCGAGGCAGCCCAGCACGATCCCGAGGGGCGACGGGCGGCGAGCCGCCGCATGGGCGAACAGGCCGAGCGGCACGAACATGGCTGCGTTGGCGACCTGCAGCACGAGGATCATGTGCCGTTCGCTGGGGTACATGTAGTCGGCGGCGCTCCCCCACAATCCTTCACCGGGGATCATCGCCATGTAGGGGACACCGGAGCCGATCGGCCGGTCCGGGATCACGGTGGCCGCCAGTGCCGCTACCAGGCAAACCCCCCACAGCACCCGAGCCGCCCGGCGTTGACGGCGAGGCGACGTGCGGCGCCACGCCCCCAGCCCGACAGCCACCGCAGCGACGACGGCAACGAACAGGGACACCGTCCACGCGTTCACGTAGAAGACGATGCGCCACACTCTGAGCTCCCCTGACCGTTCGGATGCGTCAGCAGTCGAGGTACTTGGAGATGTAGTACTTGCTGCCGTGCTTCATCTTGGCGCGGATACACGCGTCGTTGCCCATCGGGAGCCGCTTGCTGAAGGCCGCGTATCCGTTGCGGGTCTTCTTGGTGCCCAGCCACTTGGATTCCGCGATGATCCCGGTGCGCTTCATACGGATCTGATAGCCGAGCTTGACGGTGATCTCCCCACCCCGGTAGCGCGCATAATGGGCCTTGTACACGCCTGGGCGGTGTCCGCCTGCCGGGCTGGACATGCACAGCCGTCCCCTGTCCGTCTTGCCGCAGCCGTCGGGATCCTGGATGCGGGCCGGGGCCATGCCGAGTGTGCATGCCACGAGGATGATGACTGTGCACACGGTGCCGAGCTGTCGCTTCACGGGCACCATCCCCTTGTGTTTGATCACCGGCTGTTGCTGATCACAGCTTGGGGCCGAAATGCGGGGGCGTGTGCCGCCATGCCACGGTATTCACCCTGCCGAGTGCATCAACGGCCAGCAGGAACGATCCGCTACACCCACCGCCGCCGAAGCCGGCCCTGTACCGCGGTAAGTGACCGACGACAGGTGGATGGCGCGGGCGGTACCCGCATCTAGCGGCGCCGACCAGGCTGATGTATCGATCGCCGCACTGTTTTCGGGGCGGCCTTGAGGCGTCAGGGCTCTGGAGGGAACTCGATGGGGGCGAGCGGCGAAGGAGAGGTGTAAGCCCAAGCATTCGGAGCGTGTTGTGGTGGATGAGAGGAGCCCGATGACCGTCGAGCCAGGTGTCCGCGCGGAGGTGGAGAGTGATGCCTCGGTGATTGCGCGGTCCCGGGATGAGCCCGAGGTGTTCGCCGTGCTCTTCGATCGGTACGCGGATGCGGTACACCGCTATCTGGCCCGCAGGCTCGGCGGCGAGCCGGCCGATGACCTCATGGCGGAGACCTTCACCACCGCCTTTCAGCAAAGGCATCGGTATGACCCGTCGCGGGCCACGGGCGAGGGTGCCCGGCCCTGGCTGTTCGGCATAGCCACCAACCTGGTCGGCCGGCACCGGCGGGCCGAGGCCCGGCGCTTCGGAGCCATGGCCCGTATCCCGGCTCCTGCCGACCATGAGGAGCCGCTGGCCGACCGGGCCGCGGCCCGGGTGGGGGCACAGGCCCTGCGCCAGGAGTTGGCGGGGGCGCTGGCCGCGCTGCCCGCGCGGCACCGGGATGTGTTGCTGCTGGTGGCGTGGGGCGGTCTCGGCTATGAGGAGGCTGCCCAGGCCCTCGATGTCCCCATCGGCACCGTCAGATCACGGCTGCACCGGGCTCGCGGCAAGCTCCGCGAAGCGTTGGGCGGATCCGATCCGACACTACTGCGAGAGGTACCCGGCCATGACTGACGAACTCGAACTCCTGCGGGACTGGGACGCGGACACGGCCCCGCTGAGCGAAGCGGCGCGGGCGAAGGCCCGCCACCGGCTGCTCAACACGATGGCGCACGTGCAGCGCCGCCCCGACAGTGCCCCCAGCCGCCGCCACGCGCTGCGCCTCGCGACCGCCGCAGTGGTCGCCGTGGCGGTGACGGGAACGGCGGTGCTGATGACCGAGGACGGTGCCGGCGAGGGTGATCGCCCCGACCGTGCTGACCGCGCACCGGGCGCGGCGAGCCCGCGGATGGGCAACGTCAGTGCCGCAACGGTACTGAACGGTGCAGCAGCGCAGACGGGTGAGGACGAGAAGACCGTGGCGCCGCGCGACGACCAGTTCATCTACTCGAAGCGGATCATCAAGGAGACGGAGCGCAAGACCGGCGAGGTCAAGACGTACGAGGATGTCAACTGGGACTCGGTGGACGGCTCCAAGCGCTCCTTGACCATGGAGCTCGGCCGGATGATCTGGGAAGAGCCACTGAAGAAGGGCGAAGGCGTGTGGCCCCCTCGGGAGTGGAGCAAGCTGAAGAAGCTGCCCACCGACCCGAAGAAGCTCATCCCGGCCATCGTCGGTGTCGGAACGTCCAGCATGCCGCTCAGTGACTTCACCGCACATGAATGGTTCGACGCCTACTTCATGCTCGGTGAGCTCCTGAAGTCGCCGGTGCTGCCCCAGGGGCTGCGTCCGGCCGCGTACGAGGCGCTGGCCCTGGTCCCCGGGGTCAAGGCGATTGCGGGGGTGAAGGACTCCGCCGGGCGCATGGGGGTGGGGATCTCCTTCCCCAAGAGTCCGTTGGGGAAGGGCAGGTACCTCATCTTCGACGCGAAATCCTACGCATTCCTGGGCTTCCGTGACGAGCGGACTTCAGCCTCCGGCGACGAGACGTACATCCAGTTGTCGCACGTGGTGGACTGGGCGATCGTCGACCGGTTGAAGCAGCTCCCCTGAAGAGCTGTCCCGTAACCGTTGGCCGGCGTAGGCGGGTTATGCCGGCCAACGGTTACCGGACAGCGGGCCGGCCCCTCTCGACGCAGTGCTGGGAGGGGAGCGAGCGGCGACACGGTGATGCTTGGCCGGTGGCCGCCGACAACAGCATCACAGACACTGGCCTCCAGCTCCCGGTCGTCAGCACGATGGCCACCGTGCCCGGTGTCCAGCGTGAGCGGGCCCGCGCCGCTCACCAGGCAATGGCCGCGCCTGGTCTGATGAGCTTGCGTGCCGGTGTGTTTTGGCGGTGCTGTGCGGGGTCACTGCTCGTCGCCAGCGTCCGGCTGTCTGCGACTTCTCTGGTCGACTGCCCTGAGCGGGCCCCGGGGTTCTTGTCATGCAGGGTCCAGAGACGTGCTTGTTCGACGGCTCAGTGGTCCCGAGGAAGGGATGCGCTCGCTCTCATTTGGTGAGACCACCGGCTGCTGTGTAAGGGCCTGTGAGCGCTCTCTATGGTGAGCGTGTTCTGACTGGCCCGGGGGTGGGGATATGAGGGAACGCTTCAGTGAGGCGATGGTTGTTTCTGGTCGCCGTTTTGGCATGGGGTGGCGTTGCTTGCGCCCACGCGGCGGAGAGGCGGCCCGCGTTGATCGGTCGCTGCTTGCGGGAGGGCGGAGTAATGCGGGCGGCGAACGTCTTCGCCTGGGCGCCGACGGCAGCATGTCGCGCTGAACATCGACGGGGCGGAGGACACCTGCCTGTTGTCGTATCAGGTCCGGCGGGACGGGCAAGGGCTCAACCTCTGCCTGGTAGTTGACGATGACTCGGGCTGTTCCACCGAGGAGCTTCTGCGCCGTGAGCCGGCGAGGCCCACCCAGCAGGGAGCGAAGTAGCTCAGCGTTCATGCCCGACTGGCTGGCACAGATCAGGGACAGAGCTCGTTTTCCGTACACGCCACCATTGAGGTCGTCGGCGGGCAGGGGGCCGCTGCCTGATGCCGCCGTCGGTGACGATCGCGTCGGATATCTCACGGCGGCACCATCGCGCTTCATGCCCCACCACACCCAGGGGATCGAAATCTGTGACACCCATCGCCGCCACTGTCCTGGGCGTCTGTGCCGCTTCTGCGTGCGCGGCATCCACCGGACCGGGTGTCTCTGACAGGCGCAGCGCCGGGCATGCGGGGTGGCAAGTCGCCGATGGCGCATACCAGTTGATGCTCTGCTGCTATCGCCGGATGGTATCGGTGCGAACGAGCCCTGCCTTCTCGATACTCGTCCCGACCACAGGCCGCACCCGCGTGCCTCCGGTCCCGGGATCCGGGGCGCCTTCGTGCTCCCGAGGTTCCCGGACACCCCGGCCCCCCAAGGCCACTGGCCATCCCGGCCACCGGACATCCGGAAGGGACACACCCCCATGAACAGATCCCGCACCAGCCTCCTCGCCATCCTCGGCGCCGCCGCCATGGTCGGTTCACTGGCCGCCGCGCCCTCGGCGTTCGCC
This Streptomyces sp. NBC_01283 DNA region includes the following protein-coding sequences:
- a CDS encoding VanZ family protein; the encoded protein is MWRIVFYVNAWTVSLFVAVVAAVAVGLGAWRRTSPRRQRRAARVLWGVCLVAALAATVIPDRPIGSGVPYMAMIPGEGLWGSAADYMYPSERHMILVLQVANAAMFVPLGLFAHAAARRPSPLGIVLGCLALSVVIEAVQLAMNAGRVVDVDDVIFNTVGGLVGCLLARVAWAATGRGADSDVGRHAGQAHPLRAWLLDQFRG
- a CDS encoding RNA polymerase sigma factor, with the protein product MTVEPGVRAEVESDASVIARSRDEPEVFAVLFDRYADAVHRYLARRLGGEPADDLMAETFTTAFQQRHRYDPSRATGEGARPWLFGIATNLVGRHRRAEARRFGAMARIPAPADHEEPLADRAAARVGAQALRQELAGALAALPARHRDVLLLVAWGGLGYEEAAQALDVPIGTVRSRLHRARGKLREALGGSDPTLLREVPGHD
- a CDS encoding CU044_5270 family protein; its protein translation is MTDELELLRDWDADTAPLSEAARAKARHRLLNTMAHVQRRPDSAPSRRHALRLATAAVVAVAVTGTAVLMTEDGAGEGDRPDRADRAPGAASPRMGNVSAATVLNGAAAQTGEDEKTVAPRDDQFIYSKRIIKETERKTGEVKTYEDVNWDSVDGSKRSLTMELGRMIWEEPLKKGEGVWPPREWSKLKKLPTDPKKLIPAIVGVGTSSMPLSDFTAHEWFDAYFMLGELLKSPVLPQGLRPAAYEALALVPGVKAIAGVKDSAGRMGVGISFPKSPLGKGRYLIFDAKSYAFLGFRDERTSASGDETYIQLSHVVDWAIVDRLKQLP